The following proteins are co-located in the Brevibacillus laterosporus DSM 25 genome:
- a CDS encoding LytTR family transcriptional regulator DNA-binding domain-containing protein, whose amino-acid sequence MGDIKLFGITPSGNRSDRSAYVEIPLEDINTIDRFNDITVAYHTKMGIFLPVNSLEGYNICLDKYGFTNLDSTNVTNLKNIEDVEVTPYGITVHFPNGTQTTASRMKYKQFLKDLPKRPPK is encoded by the coding sequence ATGGGTGATATAAAGCTATTTGGTATAACGCCATCAGGAAACCGTAGCGATAGGTCTGCATATGTCGAAATACCACTTGAGGACATAAATACTATTGATAGATTCAACGATATTACCGTTGCCTATCACACTAAAATGGGGATATTCCTTCCGGTGAATTCGTTAGAGGGATATAATATTTGTCTCGATAAATACGGATTTACAAACTTAGACTCTACAAATGTCACAAATCTAAAAAATATAGAAGACGTGGAAGTTACTCCATATGGTATTACTGTTCACTTTCCGAATGGAACGCAAACAACTGCATCTCGAATGAAGTATAAGCAATTCTTGAAAGACTTACCAAAAAGGCCACCTAAATAA
- a CDS encoding accessory gene regulator ArgB-like protein, producing the protein MIEKLSHFFAIKIYEANPDKKESIDVLSYSLSITLNYFLVFSFSLLIGYSTNEFVSTIISMVSFIVLRIFSKGYHAKSLTTCFILTTAIIATIPHVKAQEYTDVINIVNVFLVLFLAPNDSYEEEAILKKRVYLLKVISLVIVLSNFIISSHIVALSFFAQSLLLLPRRR; encoded by the coding sequence ATGATTGAAAAACTGTCCCATTTTTTTGCAATTAAGATTTATGAAGCGAATCCCGATAAAAAAGAGAGTATAGATGTTTTATCGTATTCATTATCCATTACACTAAATTATTTTCTAGTATTTTCCTTTTCCCTATTGATCGGTTATTCAACAAATGAATTTGTGAGTACAATCATTTCAATGGTAAGTTTTATCGTTCTACGCATTTTCTCGAAGGGGTACCATGCAAAATCTCTAACTACATGTTTTATTTTGACAACAGCGATCATTGCAACGATTCCTCACGTAAAAGCACAAGAATATACGGATGTTATAAATATAGTAAACGTTTTCCTTGTGTTATTTTTAGCGCCAAATGATAGCTATGAGGAAGAAGCGATTCTTAAAAAACGAGTTTATTTACTTAAAGTAATTTCATTGGTTATCGTCTTATCTAATTTTATTATCTCGTCACATATTGTGGCTCTTTCCTTTTTTGCACAATCATTATTATTACTCCCTAGAAGGAGGTGA
- a CDS encoding helix-turn-helix domain-containing protein: MGFPERLKKLREERGLSQEELALKLDIPRTSITHYENPKGEVRLPRGKRLESIVDFFGVTVDYLLGRSDEPSPSINKNEHNNYEKPLDSSYKLVAQRLREARTKKGLQQNKVAEQLSIDNSTLAKYESGQREPDLSTLKQLATLYEVSIDWLAGMDTVFVPNQLNEIQNPDAEEIKEILNSLPNNKRRELLDQMYVVAAGIVALENKNKK; this comes from the coding sequence GTGGGATTTCCTGAAAGACTCAAGAAATTAAGAGAAGAAAGAGGCTTATCTCAAGAAGAATTAGCTTTAAAGTTAGATATCCCTCGCACTTCTATTACACATTATGAAAATCCTAAAGGTGAAGTGCGTTTGCCAAGAGGGAAACGTTTAGAGAGCATTGTAGATTTTTTTGGTGTGACTGTTGATTACTTACTAGGTCGTTCTGATGAACCATCGCCTTCAATAAATAAGAACGAGCATAATAACTACGAAAAGCCGTTGGATAGTTCTTATAAATTAGTTGCTCAAAGATTACGTGAAGCAAGAACTAAAAAAGGCCTGCAACAAAACAAAGTCGCAGAGCAATTGAGTATAGACAATAGCACATTAGCTAAATATGAATCTGGACAACGCGAACCCGATCTTAGCACCTTGAAGCAACTAGCAACTTTATACGAAGTTTCTATTGATTGGCTGGCAGGAATGGATACTGTTTTTGTGCCTAATCAATTAAATGAGATTCAAAATCCAGATGCTGAAGAAATAAAAGAAATCTTAAATTCTCTACCTAATAATAAACGAAGAGAGCTTCTTGACCAAATGTATGTAGTGGCTGCTGGCATCGTTGCCCTAGAAAACAAAAATAAAAAATAA
- a CDS encoding helix-turn-helix domain-containing protein, protein MSKLGDRLKEARENKNLKQTQVKVYTGINNKTLSGYENGVSEPDVETLRTLANLYDVSVDWLVGNICDIDIQDSTSYTEEIKKFKMILASLPRNKHKHFLEQISIFAAGIIAVEKKYNGDK, encoded by the coding sequence GTGAGTAAATTAGGAGATAGATTAAAGGAAGCTCGTGAAAATAAAAATTTAAAGCAAACCCAAGTGAAAGTTTATACAGGTATTAACAACAAGACGCTGAGTGGTTATGAAAATGGAGTGAGTGAACCAGATGTAGAGACGTTGAGAACACTAGCTAATTTATATGATGTTTCTGTTGATTGGTTAGTTGGCAATATTTGCGATATTGATATACAAGATTCTACTTCATATACCGAAGAGATCAAAAAGTTCAAAATGATATTAGCTTCTCTTCCTAGAAATAAACACAAACATTTTTTAGAACAAATCTCCATTTTCGCTGCTGGGATTATTGCTGTTGAGAAAAAATACAATGGTGATAAATAA
- a CDS encoding helix-turn-helix transcriptional regulator → MTKTKPRTSLIALRKSKGFTQQALADLVGINRCFLSNIERGKYSPSLEVAYKIANALDTHIEEIFFGNEVRKTNKRKRSA, encoded by the coding sequence ATGACAAAAACAAAGCCCCGTACTTCCTTGATAGCTTTGAGAAAAAGCAAAGGATTTACACAGCAAGCTCTTGCTGATCTAGTCGGGATCAATAGATGTTTTTTATCTAACATAGAAAGGGGGAAGTATTCTCCTTCATTAGAAGTCGCTTACAAGATCGCTAATGCCCTTGATACACACATTGAAGAAATTTTTTTTGGGAATGAAGTGCGAAAAACGAACAAAAGAAAGCGATCTGCATAA
- a CDS encoding helix-turn-helix domain-containing protein, which translates to MSSLGSRLKQARENKRLTQIHVAKKLGISNGTLSGYERNYRDPDTETLSQLAGVYEVSLDWLIGITSSSTKEPKEFTSDAEQIQNILDSLPSDKRKYFLEQISILAAGIKVMEKEGKDNK; encoded by the coding sequence ATGTCTAGTTTAGGAAGCAGATTAAAACAAGCACGTGAGAATAAACGTCTTACTCAAATTCATGTAGCAAAAAAACTCGGTATTTCAAATGGCACTCTATCTGGATATGAAAGAAATTACCGCGACCCTGATACAGAAACATTATCCCAACTTGCAGGTGTTTATGAAGTGTCATTAGATTGGTTAATAGGAATAACCTCTTCATCAACGAAAGAGCCAAAAGAGTTTACTTCAGATGCGGAACAAATTCAAAATATTTTAGACTCTCTTCCTAGTGATAAACGCAAATATTTTTTGGAGCAAATATCTATTCTCGCTGCTGGAATCAAAGTAATGGAGAAAGAGGGAAAAGACAATAAATAA